One Engystomops pustulosus chromosome 7, aEngPut4.maternal, whole genome shotgun sequence DNA window includes the following coding sequences:
- the FKBP2 gene encoding peptidyl-prolyl cis-trans isomerase FKBP2 isoform X1 — protein MRRPGEERGNGARGRERRRHRGGARVTWDVIRGPQDLIMGRRMEDWSGSEGNGSRDVPEGIGALPRSCTEEDTYWARGHSKSFPQEVASGSQIMGTGAWRQQEGISTQQQCEDARGTGAWRQEQGITTQQQCEDARGMGTGAWRQEQGITTQQQCEDARGMGTGAWRQEEGITAQQQCEDARGLGTGGWIQEEGVSSQQQCEDARGMGTGAWRQEEGINTQQQCEDARGMGTGAWRQEEGVSQQQCEDGGMGTGACRKAEGIGVQQQCEDARGMDGVHDRVAVATGGNRDAQVLQKRKKKSKEKKRGKANGSSGFQDLYRGQSLEEETDTRENSQCELSSSSAEATDMGTSQGDYRQEINGNSGPLIGNQGRGFKEGLGVAKSNSDEVSKTSPQSNRGYRDVVRSPGNGSSGSGEGLEMEQDNNRSEGEWNGEMEEKNCNPIHHQHLQLVPQNCPSLAHQVVSAGQSTLDCGTVKETGTWCWCLQLYLGDREGSPQVVPSESPDEGQSREYGYSMSSTLRVGENLRDGSSCENQGDIPEPLTKKGGKMGETPELQEWVNWWQGWAGSCRAGSGRRRGSAQAWGCRGEAREGQKQQDVWVLREWTRREGEKRGENGPRGSGNEVWVLRNQEEGKQDSAWPLGSEDVWVPREPRRHRSAYFMADNTKWTPRSAKNGVSDKENQIL, from the exons ATGCGGAGGCCGGGGGAAGAGCGGGGTAACGGGGCTCGGGGAAGGGAGAGGAGAAGACACCGGGGAGGCGCCCGGGTCACCTGGGACGTGATAAGGGGCCCCCAGGATCTCATCATggggaggagaatggaggactggAGCGGGAGCGAAGGCAATGGGAGCAGGGACGTGCCGGAGGGGATCGGGGCACTGCCCAGGAGCTGTACGGAGGAGGACACGTACTGGGCCAGGGGGCATAGCAAGAGTTTCCCCCAGGAGGTGGCAAGTGGCTCCCAGATCATGGGCACCGGGGCATGGAGGCAACAAGAGGGCATCAGTACCCAGCAGCAATGTGAGGATGCCAGGGGCACCGGAGCATGGAGGCAAGAACAGGGCATTACTAcccagcagcagtgtgaggatgccaGGGGCATGGGCACCGGGGCATGGAGGCAAGAACAGGGCATTACTAcccagcagcagtgtgaggatgccaGGGGCATGGGCACGGGGGCATGGAGGCAGGAAGAGGGCATCACTGCCCAGCAGCAATGTGAGGATGCTAGGGGCTTGGGCACTGGGGGATGGATACAAGAAGAGGGTGTCAGTAgccaacagcagtgtgaggatgccaGGGGCATGGGCACCGGTGCATGGAGGCAAGAGGAGGGCATCAATAcccagcagcagtgtgaggatgccaGGGGCATGGGCACTGGTGCTTGGAGGcaagaagagggtgtcagccagcagcagtgtgaggatggtgGTATGGGCACTGGTGCATGCAGGAAAGCAGAGGGCATCGGTGtccagcagcagtgtgaggatgccaGGGGCATGGATGGGGTGCATGACAGGGTGGCAGTGGCCACAGGAGGTAATAGAGATGCCCAGGTGCTGCAGAAACGGAAAAAGAAGAGTAAAGAGAAGAAGCGGGGAAAGGCAAATGGAAGCAGTGGCTTCCAGGATCTGTACAGGGGGCAAAGTCTAGAGGAGGAGACCGACACTCGTGAAAACTCCCAGTGTGAGCTGAGCAGTAGCAGCGCAGAGGCCACTGACATGGGAACATCCCAAGGAGACTATAGACAGGAGATCAATGGAAATTCAGGGCCATTGATAGGGAACCAGGGAAGGGGATTCAAAGAGGGTCTAGGGGTAGCAAAGAGCAATAGCGATGAGGTCTCCAAAACAAGTCCACAATCTAACAGGGGTTATAGGGATGTGGTCAGAAGTCCAGGAAACGGGTCCAGTGGTTCTGGCGAGGGACTGGAAATGGAACAGGATAATAATAGGTCTGAGGGAGAATGGAACGGGGAAATGGAGGAGAAGAACTGTAACCCAATCCACCACCAGCATTTACAATTGGTGCCGCAGAACTGTCCATCACTCGCACATCAGGTGGTGTCAGCCGGTCAGTCCACTTTGGACTGTGGGACGGTAAAGGAGACAGGCACATGGTGTTGGTGCCTTCAGCTGTATTTAGGGGATAGGGAAGGTTCTCCACAGGTTGTACCTTCTGAATCCCCGGATGAAGGGCAGTCAAGAGAGTACGGGTACTCTATGAGTAGTACTCTACGTGTAGGGGAGAACCTCAGGGACGGAAGTAGTTGTGAGAATCAAGGGGACATTCCCGAGCCTCTTACCAAAAAGGGAGGGAAAATGGGAGAAACTCCAGAACTGCAGGAATGGGTGAACTGGTGGCAGGGGTGGGCTGGATCTTGTCGGGCAGGATCTGGGCGGCGGAGGGGGTCAGCACAGGCTTGGGGGTGTCGAGGAGAGGCAAGAGAAGGGCAGAAGCAGCAGGATGTGTGGGTGTTGAGGGAATGGACTAGAAGAgagggagagaagagaggagagaatgGGCCAAGGGGATCTGGGAATGAGGTGTGGGTCCTACGAAATCAAGAAGAAGGGAAGCAGGACTCTGCGTGGCCCTTAGGAAGCGAGGATGTGTGGGTTCCCAGAGAACCCCGGAGACATCGGAGTGCATATTTCATGGCGGACAACACAAAGTGGACCCCCCGTAGCGCTAAAAATGGGGTTTCTGATAAAG aaaatcaAATTTTGTGA